A DNA window from Calliphora vicina chromosome 1, idCalVici1.1, whole genome shotgun sequence contains the following coding sequences:
- the Desi gene encoding uncharacterized protein Desi, producing the protein MFRLDFISVCVCVCATNFLFGSASAVPKYDTSGKSYNDKNEWSRSFYNENKTQQFEQDSSTTKDRLQRLGYTTGYGTINGYPAGTGISAYNPIKLDLGGVVLGTLVGIGAIIIIPKILSAFHGGYAGYGRSENENDLSSLTNFMNKLDDILGQNNIDSTSCMQRAICSYVRSTEYNMKMGASDQMDEFIHMMSENSLVDYLLDGTAIKEALEHGKQINTKPCEEVYTNCPLDSKKVTSMLIKLLPKKSTTTTSSSSTTNNNQ; encoded by the exons ATGTTTCGCTTAGATTTTATATCGGTATGTGTCTGTGTATgtgcaacaaattttctattcgGAAGTGCGAGCGCTGTTCCAAAGTATGACACAAGTGGAAA aTCTTATAACGATAAAAACGAATGGAGTCGATCATtctataatgaaaataaaactcaacaatTCGAGCAGGACAGCTCAACAACTAAAGACCGTTTGCAACGATTGGGATATACTACCGGCTATGGGACAATAAAT gGCTACCCAGCAGGAACTGGAATTTCGGCATATAATCCCATTAAACTTGATTTGGGCGGTGTGGTATTAGGGACACTGGTTGGTATCGGTGCCATCATTATTATACCTAAAATATTGAGTGCATTCCATGGTGGATACGCTGGATACGGCAGAA gtGAAAACGAAAATGATTTGTCATCATTGACAAATTTCATGAATAAACTCGATGATATATTAGGCCAAAATAATATAGATTCAACAAGTTGCATGCAGCGTGCTATTTGCAGTTATGTACGTTCAACCGAATATAATATGAAAATGGGTGCATCTGATCAAATGGATGAATTTATTCATATGATGTCTGA gaATTCGCTGGTCGATTACCTGTTGGATGGCACAGCAATTAAAGAGGCATTAGAACATGGCAAACAAATTAATACGAAACCATGTGAAGAAGTGTATACCAATTGCCCACTGGACAGCAAAAAGGTAACCAGCATGCTAATTAAATTGTTGCcaaaaaagtcaacaacaacaacatcatcgtcatcaacaacaaacaataaTCAATAA